A single Leptolyngbya subtilissima AS-A7 DNA region contains:
- a CDS encoding UDP-glucose dehydrogenase family protein gives MRVCVIGTGYVGLVTGVCLANVGHDVVCIDVNEEKVKLMQSGQSPIFEPGLAEIMQSSMAAGHLQFSTDLKGGVEHGDILFIAVGTPALPTGESDTRYVEAVARGIGTHLNGGYKVIVNKSTVPIGSGDWVRMIVLDGVAERQLVPVPAGGIPETTHPEVAADFDVVSNPEFLREGSAVYDTFNPDRIVLGSNSPRAIAMMKELYTPIIERRFAEDTNADPVPVLVTDISSAEMVKYASNAFLATKISFINEVANICDRVGADVTQVAQGIGLDSRIGKKFLQAGIGWGGSCFPKDVSALIHTADDYGYEAQLLKAAVEVNDRQRQITLEKLQQVLKILKGKTVGLLGLTFKPDTDDMRDAPALILIEQLNRLGAKVKAYDPIVSQSGLRHGLTGVIVETDATLLADHCDALVLVTDWQQFKELDYAAMGQRMNSPIIIDGRNFLDREAMVRAGFQYLGIGR, from the coding sequence ATGCGGGTATGTGTGATTGGTACTGGTTATGTAGGCCTGGTTACTGGTGTGTGCCTAGCCAACGTTGGCCACGATGTAGTGTGTATTGACGTCAACGAGGAAAAGGTTAAGCTCATGCAGTCGGGGCAGTCGCCCATTTTTGAGCCTGGGCTGGCTGAGATTATGCAGTCGTCAATGGCGGCAGGGCATCTCCAGTTTTCCACTGATCTCAAAGGTGGCGTTGAGCACGGCGACATCCTATTCATTGCAGTGGGCACCCCAGCACTGCCTACGGGTGAAAGTGATACCCGCTATGTGGAGGCGGTAGCTCGGGGCATTGGCACTCACCTAAACGGCGGTTACAAGGTGATTGTGAATAAATCTACGGTACCCATTGGTTCCGGTGACTGGGTGCGCATGATTGTGTTGGATGGCGTGGCTGAGCGCCAGCTGGTACCCGTGCCCGCTGGGGGTATTCCTGAGACAACCCACCCTGAGGTTGCTGCCGACTTCGATGTCGTTAGCAACCCAGAGTTTTTGCGCGAAGGCTCAGCAGTATACGACACCTTTAACCCCGATCGCATCGTGCTGGGCAGCAACAGCCCTCGGGCGATCGCCATGATGAAAGAACTCTACACACCAATCATAGAACGGCGCTTTGCCGAAGATACTAATGCCGACCCAGTGCCTGTACTGGTCACTGATATCAGTTCGGCCGAAATGGTCAAGTATGCTTCTAACGCTTTTTTGGCCACCAAAATTAGCTTTATTAATGAAGTCGCCAATATCTGCGATCGCGTGGGGGCCGACGTGACTCAGGTGGCTCAGGGCATTGGTCTGGATTCTCGCATCGGCAAAAAGTTTTTGCAGGCTGGCATTGGCTGGGGCGGGTCGTGCTTTCCTAAAGACGTATCAGCCCTGATTCACACCGCCGACGACTACGGCTACGAGGCACAGCTACTCAAAGCCGCCGTGGAGGTTAACGACCGCCAGCGTCAAATTACCCTCGAAAAACTTCAGCAGGTGCTTAAGATTCTCAAGGGAAAAACCGTCGGCCTGCTGGGGCTCACGTTTAAACCTGACACCGACGACATGCGCGACGCACCAGCGTTGATTTTGATTGAGCAGCTCAATCGCCTAGGAGCCAAAGTTAAAGCCTATGACCCCATTGTTTCCCAAAGTGGGCTGCGCCACGGGCTGACAGGCGTCATCGTTGAGACTGACGCCACGCTCTTGGCCGACCACTGCGATGCCCTGGTCTTAGTCACCGACTGGCAACAGTTTAAAGAGCTCGACTACGCCGCTATGGGTCAGCGGATGAACAGCCCCATCATCATTGATGGCCGCAACTTCCTCGATCGCGAAGCCATGGTGCGGGCTGGCTTCCAGTACTTGGGTATTGGTCGCTAA
- a CDS encoding heavy metal-binding domain-containing protein yields MILTTGPNVDGRQVVEYCGLVNGEAILGANIFKDFFAGIRDVVGGRSGVYEKSLRQARNTAIKEMTQAAQELGADAIIAVDIDYESLEINNGGNMLMVAASGTAVRLG; encoded by the coding sequence ATGATCTTAACTACCGGTCCTAACGTTGACGGTCGCCAAGTAGTTGAATACTGCGGGTTGGTCAATGGCGAGGCTATTTTGGGAGCCAATATTTTTAAGGATTTTTTTGCGGGCATTCGCGATGTGGTGGGCGGGCGATCGGGTGTCTACGAAAAGTCTCTGCGCCAGGCCCGCAACACCGCCATCAAAGAAATGACGCAGGCGGCCCAAGAACTAGGCGCCGACGCCATTATTGCCGTAGACATCGACTATGAATCGCTCGAAATCAACAACGGCGGCAACATGCTGATGGTGGCGGCCAGTGGTACAGCGGTGCGACTGGGATGA
- a CDS encoding UDP-glucuronic acid decarboxylase family protein: MRILVTGGAGFIGSHLIDRLMTEGHEVICLDNFYTGHRHNLLHWLDHPYFEVIRHDVTEPIRLEVDQIYHLACPASPVHYQYNPVKTIKTNVMGTLNMLGLAKRVKARFLLASTSEVYGDPEVHPQTEDYRGNVNPIGIRSCYDEGKRVAETLAFDYHRQNNVDIRVARIFNTYGPRMLENDGRVVSNFVVQALQGIPLTVYGSGSQTRSFCYVSDLVNGLMRLMNGDYIGPVNLGNPDEYTILQLAQTIQAMVNPDADLIHKPLPQDDPQRRKPDITRAQTFLDWNPTVPLQEGLKLTIDDFRSRQSPSGTTAAVSPTLHSVTS, from the coding sequence ATGAGAATTCTCGTAACTGGCGGAGCTGGGTTTATTGGCTCCCACTTAATTGACCGTTTAATGACTGAGGGGCACGAGGTAATTTGTTTAGATAATTTTTATACAGGTCACCGGCACAATCTGCTGCATTGGCTCGATCACCCCTACTTCGAGGTTATTCGCCACGACGTAACTGAGCCAATTCGGCTTGAGGTTGACCAAATTTATCATCTGGCCTGCCCTGCCTCTCCGGTGCATTACCAGTACAACCCGGTCAAAACCATCAAAACTAACGTCATGGGCACCCTAAATATGTTGGGCTTAGCTAAGCGAGTTAAAGCTCGCTTTCTGCTGGCCTCAACCTCTGAGGTGTATGGCGACCCTGAAGTGCATCCCCAAACCGAAGACTACCGGGGCAACGTCAACCCAATTGGCATTCGCAGCTGCTACGACGAGGGCAAGCGCGTCGCTGAAACTTTAGCCTTTGACTACCACCGTCAAAACAACGTCGATATCCGAGTGGCCCGAATTTTCAATACCTATGGGCCTCGCATGCTTGAAAACGATGGTCGTGTAGTCAGCAATTTCGTTGTCCAGGCCCTACAGGGTATTCCGCTGACTGTGTATGGTAGCGGTTCTCAAACGCGAAGCTTTTGCTACGTGTCTGATTTGGTGAACGGCTTGATGCGACTGATGAATGGCGATTACATTGGTCCAGTCAACTTAGGCAACCCCGATGAGTACACCATTTTACAGCTAGCTCAAACCATCCAGGCTATGGTGAACCCAGACGCTGACTTGATTCATAAACCCTTGCCCCAGGATGATCCCCAACGCCGCAAGCCGGATATCACTCGGGCTCAAACGTTCCTCGACTGGAATCCTACGGTGCCTCTACAGGAAGGTCTCAAGCTCACCATCGACGATTTTCGCAGTCGTCAGAGCCCATCAGGAACAACTGCGGCTGTATCACCGACACTGCACTCTGTGACTAGCTAG
- a CDS encoding iron uptake porin: MAKLFWQSLLAVPAALGAAVAVSGSAIAAEAATPLVSDFDQDSIQLAQITSVSELTDVLPSDWAFQALQSLVENYGCIQGYPDRTFRGQRSLTRFEFAAGLNSCLDVIATLIAQSGIDPDDLATIRRLQEEFQAELATLRGRVDALEAETATLRAQQFSTTTKLVGQADFHLVTPIDIVTGEASTSVAARARLNFDSSFTGNDRLRIRLQGARGNAISGDPNSAGLLGGLANSSSSDAGNPSNTDYNVQIDDFYYQFPVGSRLTVTASARGLQGDDWVTSTIVPFDGPSVADAGGPQFYDAGGSTTAGAGVGLSFALTDSIVFDAGYTSGEGGFTPSVGIFAANSQSYIGQLSFLTDGFLDAGIAYIHSDRSDRFNGVPGATDTYAGLLNLDFGRFFVAGHGAYTTYNGGNDFSWTAGLGINNFLAEGAQLGVYGGQLPQLLGSTNNPTIVEGYYEIPFNQFLTITPAVIYGDINTLAADDEIGLWGAIRATFRF, encoded by the coding sequence ATGGCTAAGTTATTTTGGCAATCTTTGCTGGCTGTGCCCGCTGCCCTAGGTGCAGCTGTGGCCGTCTCTGGCTCCGCGATCGCAGCTGAAGCCGCTACCCCCCTGGTCAGCGACTTCGACCAAGACTCTATTCAACTGGCTCAAATCACCAGCGTCTCAGAGCTCACCGACGTGCTGCCCTCCGACTGGGCCTTCCAGGCACTACAAAGCCTAGTTGAAAACTACGGTTGTATTCAGGGCTACCCCGACCGCACCTTCCGCGGTCAGCGCAGCCTGACTCGCTTTGAGTTCGCTGCTGGTCTCAACTCCTGCTTGGACGTGATCGCTACCCTGATCGCCCAGTCCGGCATCGACCCTGACGACCTCGCTACCATCCGTCGTCTGCAAGAAGAGTTCCAGGCTGAACTGGCTACCCTGCGCGGCCGCGTCGATGCCCTAGAAGCTGAAACCGCTACCCTGCGCGCTCAGCAGTTCTCTACCACCACCAAGCTGGTTGGTCAGGCTGACTTCCACCTGGTTACCCCGATTGACATCGTCACCGGTGAGGCGAGCACCAGCGTTGCTGCCCGTGCCCGCTTGAACTTTGACTCCAGCTTTACTGGCAACGACCGTTTGCGTATTCGCTTGCAGGGTGCCAGAGGTAATGCAATCAGCGGCGACCCTAACAGCGCAGGGCTCCTAGGTGGCCTCGCTAACTCTAGCAGCAGTGACGCCGGTAATCCTAGCAATACTGACTACAACGTGCAGATTGATGACTTCTACTACCAGTTCCCGGTTGGCAGCCGCCTTACCGTGACTGCTTCTGCTCGTGGCCTTCAGGGCGATGACTGGGTAACCAGCACCATCGTGCCCTTCGACGGCCCTTCCGTTGCTGATGCTGGTGGGCCTCAGTTCTACGACGCTGGTGGTAGCACTACCGCTGGCGCTGGTGTTGGTCTGAGCTTTGCTCTCACCGACAGCATTGTGTTCGATGCAGGTTACACCAGTGGCGAGGGTGGTTTTACTCCCTCCGTCGGTATCTTTGCTGCTAATAGCCAGAGCTACATTGGCCAGCTCAGCTTCCTGACCGATGGCTTCCTGGATGCTGGTATTGCCTACATCCACAGCGACCGGTCTGACAGATTCAATGGTGTTCCGGGTGCTACTGACACCTATGCTGGTCTGTTGAACCTTGACTTCGGCAGGTTCTTCGTAGCTGGTCACGGTGCTTATACCACCTACAACGGTGGCAACGACTTTAGCTGGACTGCTGGTCTTGGCATCAACAACTTCCTGGCTGAGGGTGCTCAGCTAGGTGTCTACGGTGGCCAATTGCCCCAGCTGTTGGGTTCTACCAACAACCCCACTATTGTTGAAGGTTACTACGAAATTCCCTTCAACCAGTTCTTGACCATCACCCCCGCTGTTATCTATGGCGACATCAATACCCTCGCTGCTGATGACGAAATCGGTCTCTGGGGTGCTATTCGCGCCACCTTCCGTTTCTAA
- the dusA gene encoding tRNA dihydrouridine(20/20a) synthase DusA, with the protein MTVETRPTDQAGVATIEVLLSIAPMMDRTDRHYRYFMRQITRHTLLYTEMVTAQAILHGDRDHLLGFTPSESPLVLQVGGDDPQMLAVSARAAADFGYDAINLNVGCPSDRVRSGNFGACLMAQPGRVAEGVAAMMAASPLPVSVKHRIGIDDRDRYEDMATFVDTVAQTGCRHFTVHARKAWLQGLSPKDNRTVPPLRYGDVHRLKRDFPHLWIEINGGLTRLEQVTEQLAQVDGVMVGRAAYDNPYLFSQIDQSFFAARQDPLSRHQVAEAMLPYIDHWVRQGLKLNKITRHMLMLFAGQPGSRLWKQTLTEESSKPGAGVEVVRQALTAVQRQSEIQAQLGSLV; encoded by the coding sequence ATGACCGTAGAGACGAGACCGACGGACCAAGCCGGAGTGGCGACCATTGAGGTGCTCCTTAGCATTGCACCCATGATGGATCGCACCGATCGCCATTATCGCTACTTTATGCGGCAGATCACTCGGCACACCCTGCTCTATACCGAGATGGTGACGGCCCAGGCAATTTTGCACGGCGATCGCGACCATTTGCTGGGTTTTACCCCCAGTGAGTCGCCGCTGGTGCTGCAGGTGGGAGGTGACGATCCGCAGATGCTGGCAGTCTCGGCCCGCGCTGCCGCTGACTTTGGCTATGATGCCATCAATTTGAACGTGGGCTGCCCGAGCGATCGCGTCCGCAGCGGCAACTTTGGAGCCTGCCTGATGGCCCAGCCTGGGCGGGTCGCCGAGGGCGTTGCGGCCATGATGGCGGCCAGTCCGCTGCCGGTCAGCGTCAAGCACCGGATTGGGATCGATGATCGCGATCGCTATGAGGACATGGCCACTTTCGTGGATACCGTGGCTCAGACCGGCTGCCGCCACTTTACTGTTCACGCCCGCAAGGCCTGGCTGCAGGGGCTTAGCCCCAAAGATAACCGCACCGTGCCGCCCCTACGCTACGGCGACGTGCACCGCCTCAAACGCGACTTTCCCCACCTGTGGATTGAGATCAATGGTGGCTTGACCCGACTTGAGCAGGTGACAGAACAGCTTGCCCAGGTCGATGGGGTCATGGTTGGCCGAGCTGCCTACGACAATCCTTACCTCTTTAGCCAGATTGATCAGAGCTTTTTTGCTGCCCGCCAGGATCCCCTCAGCCGCCACCAGGTGGCCGAAGCGATGCTGCCCTACATTGACCACTGGGTGCGCCAGGGGCTGAAGCTCAACAAAATTACTCGCCACATGCTGATGCTGTTTGCAGGGCAGCCCGGCAGCCGCTTGTGGAAGCAAACACTAACCGAGGAGTCGTCAAAGCCTGGGGCCGGGGTTGAGGTTGTCCGGCAGGCTTTGACGGCGGTGCAGCGACAGAGCGAAATTCAGGCTCAGCTAGGGAGTCTTGTTTAG
- a CDS encoding gamma-glutamylcyclotransferase family protein has protein sequence MPGDVLCYLFVYGTLKPGERAFANLCEPFAIAARPAQTIGRLYHLPLGYPAMTTEPGWVKGFLLTFSSADALTAIDAFEEYYPDRPQSSEYQRSLQTVYDLNQHSLEIAWVYTMSLEQVNSSGGLWLPHGYWTEAMDFINLPK, from the coding sequence ATGCCAGGTGACGTCCTTTGCTATTTGTTCGTTTATGGCACCCTCAAACCTGGGGAGAGAGCGTTTGCCAACCTCTGTGAACCTTTTGCGATCGCAGCCCGACCAGCACAGACGATTGGACGACTCTACCATTTACCCCTAGGCTACCCAGCTATGACCACAGAACCTGGTTGGGTAAAAGGGTTTTTGCTGACGTTCTCCAGCGCAGATGCTCTAACGGCTATAGATGCTTTTGAAGAATATTACCCCGATCGCCCCCAGAGCAGTGAGTACCAGCGGAGCTTACAAACGGTTTATGACCTGAACCAGCACTCCTTAGAGATAGCTTGGGTCTACACCATGAGCCTAGAGCAGGTAAATAGTTCTGGAGGTCTCTGGTTACCCCATGGCTATTGGACAGAGGCTATGGACTTTATAAACTTGCCAAAATAA
- a CDS encoding 4a-hydroxytetrahydrobiopterin dehydratase, with protein sequence MATLLSDRDIQAKLSQLSDWTLVGKTITFTRTFKDFVAAVDFVNQLVEPAEAAGHHPDLQISYNRVVVSLSTHDTGGLTEKDFAMAETISALS encoded by the coding sequence ATGGCCACTCTCCTCAGCGATCGCGACATTCAAGCTAAACTAAGCCAGCTTTCTGACTGGACGTTGGTCGGCAAGACCATCACTTTTACCCGCACCTTCAAAGATTTCGTCGCTGCCGTCGACTTTGTCAACCAGCTAGTCGAGCCTGCCGAAGCCGCCGGTCACCACCCCGACCTGCAAATCTCCTACAACCGGGTCGTCGTTAGCCTCTCCACCCACGACACAGGAGGTCTAACCGAAAAAGACTTTGCTATGGCAGAAACTATCTCTGCTTTGAGTTAA
- a CDS encoding DUF2237 family protein: MTTATNVLGTPLAPCCTSPMTGFYRDGCCNTGAGDMGVHVVCAQMTPEFLAFTKAQGNDLSTPMPDFQFPGLKPGDRWCLCAPRWQEALEAGVAPPVILDATHAAAIEHVSLADMKDHALP, encoded by the coding sequence ATGACCACCGCCACCAACGTCTTGGGGACTCCCCTCGCCCCCTGCTGCACCTCGCCCATGACCGGCTTTTATCGTGATGGCTGCTGCAATACCGGCGCAGGCGATATGGGAGTTCACGTGGTGTGTGCCCAGATGACCCCTGAGTTTTTGGCCTTCACCAAAGCCCAGGGCAACGATCTCTCGACACCGATGCCCGATTTCCAATTTCCGGGGCTCAAGCCGGGCGATCGCTGGTGTCTTTGCGCCCCTCGCTGGCAAGAAGCCCTAGAAGCCGGGGTAGCGCCCCCGGTGATCCTCGATGCCACTCATGCCGCTGCCATCGAGCATGTTTCCCTAGCTGACATGAAAGACCACGCTCTTCCATAA
- a CDS encoding YkvA family protein has product MNNAIGSFYNWYKATLRNTKYRWLLVVGTIIYLVSPIDIAPDFLPIIGWVDDGLLATLLVTELTQIALEHLNKRKQSGTSTADEPITTIDA; this is encoded by the coding sequence ATGAACAATGCGATCGGCTCATTTTACAACTGGTATAAAGCAACTCTACGCAATACCAAATACCGCTGGCTCTTGGTTGTGGGAACCATAATTTACTTGGTTTCTCCCATTGATATTGCCCCTGACTTCTTGCCAATTATTGGCTGGGTCGATGACGGTTTGTTGGCCACCCTGCTCGTCACCGAATTGACTCAAATTGCGCTGGAGCACCTCAACAAGCGTAAGCAGTCCGGCACTAGCACAGCCGATGAACCCATTACCACCATTGATGCGTAG
- a CDS encoding TolB family protein, whose amino-acid sequence MIQPSVAVFTTAIVAFAITAAPAADLSFATPSGLFRLEPDSGDREALLPEGDRPFNTLAWSRSGERLAIVQNYGEVYRVEPGAGSPKLVFSSDCQRPPTIDLVWQLDGETLVIKQRCPAPTAGAPAELELFLSRPTGEVTAFNSLPDSPESDVFVAPDGSQIAYVTGQHIFVAGLDGSRPRRITQTPGIYGAAGSPLAWSPDGTQLAFYEGNYPFQRLNVVRADGGDRRVLTPEANFQIYRSIVLWSPDGRYIAYYRPHNPPLSNQEIIALVNVNTGETQSLTRPGFYDALSWAPNGQQLAFASGAQAGRQTLFRMDLVSQEFTALTNQPLQNILDSQWSPDGEWIAFTATPPDDSLGTQVLHRVQPDGTALSPLTAIDEYVYPFAWVPTPIETNTQGLNKTP is encoded by the coding sequence GTGATTCAACCTTCTGTGGCCGTATTCACCACCGCAATTGTGGCGTTTGCCATCACAGCAGCGCCAGCGGCAGATCTATCTTTTGCGACCCCCAGTGGGCTGTTTCGTCTGGAGCCCGACAGCGGCGATCGCGAAGCCCTGCTGCCCGAGGGCGATCGCCCCTTCAATACCCTAGCCTGGTCTCGCAGCGGAGAGCGGCTAGCCATTGTTCAAAACTACGGCGAAGTCTATCGAGTTGAACCGGGTGCGGGCTCCCCCAAGCTGGTGTTTTCTAGCGATTGTCAACGGCCGCCCACAATCGATCTGGTCTGGCAGCTCGATGGCGAAACCTTAGTCATTAAGCAGCGCTGCCCCGCCCCCACCGCCGGTGCCCCCGCTGAATTAGAACTGTTCCTTAGTCGCCCTACTGGAGAGGTGACAGCCTTTAATTCCTTGCCCGACAGTCCAGAGTCAGACGTTTTTGTGGCGCCCGATGGCAGCCAGATCGCCTATGTGACCGGCCAGCATATCTTCGTAGCCGGGCTGGACGGCAGTCGCCCTCGCCGCATTACCCAAACCCCTGGCATCTACGGTGCTGCTGGGAGCCCTTTGGCTTGGTCCCCCGATGGCACCCAGCTGGCCTTCTATGAGGGTAACTATCCTTTCCAGCGGCTCAATGTCGTGAGGGCTGACGGGGGCGATCGCCGCGTGCTGACGCCCGAAGCCAACTTCCAGATTTACCGCAGCATTGTGCTGTGGTCACCTGACGGTCGCTATATCGCCTACTATCGGCCCCACAACCCACCCCTCAGCAACCAAGAAATCATTGCTCTAGTCAACGTCAACACTGGGGAGACCCAATCTCTCACCCGGCCTGGTTTTTACGACGCCCTCAGCTGGGCTCCTAACGGTCAGCAGCTCGCCTTCGCCTCAGGAGCTCAAGCCGGTCGGCAAACCCTATTTCGCATGGATCTCGTCAGCCAAGAATTTACGGCTTTGACCAATCAGCCTCTGCAGAATATCCTCGACAGCCAGTGGTCCCCTGATGGCGAGTGGATCGCCTTTACGGCCACCCCGCCGGACGACTCACTAGGTACCCAGGTGCTGCACCGCGTTCAGCCCGATGGCACAGCACTGTCTCCCCTAACCGCCATTGACGAATACGTTTATCCCTTCGCCTGGGTGCCAACCCCGATCGAGACCAACACCCAAGGCCTAAACAAGACTCCCTAG
- the nadC gene encoding carboxylating nicotinate-nucleotide diphosphorylase, which produces MSPNPLPIPDITVDQYLQAWLQEDVGRGDWTTAGLGSFAQRPGQAVWVTRAPGVIAGLPFARRLFQQLDADASFEPLVNDGDPCTKDTTVAKISGPLAVLLTGERVALNLVMRLSGIATATHQYVEQLADSPTQLVDTRKTTPGLRQFEKYASRVGGAINHRMGLDDAVMIKDNHIAAAGGIRAAVAQIRTAIPYPMTVEVETSNLDQVDEAIACPVDIIMLDNMSPELMKTAVERIRQQKPTVKIEASGNVTLETLGAIAATGVDFISSSAPVTRAPWLDISMQVTSSEAL; this is translated from the coding sequence ATGTCCCCAAACCCTCTTCCGATTCCTGATATCACCGTAGATCAGTACCTACAAGCCTGGTTGCAAGAAGATGTTGGCCGCGGTGACTGGACTACCGCTGGGTTGGGGTCTTTTGCCCAGCGGCCTGGGCAGGCCGTTTGGGTCACCCGTGCTCCCGGCGTCATTGCTGGGCTTCCCTTTGCTCGCCGCCTCTTTCAGCAGCTGGATGCCGACGCCAGCTTTGAGCCCTTGGTAAATGATGGCGACCCTTGCACTAAAGACACCACCGTTGCCAAAATCAGCGGCCCTCTGGCGGTGCTGCTCACGGGCGAACGGGTGGCCTTAAACCTGGTGATGCGCCTGAGCGGCATTGCCACCGCTACCCATCAGTACGTGGAGCAGTTAGCTGATAGTCCTACCCAATTGGTCGATACCCGCAAGACTACCCCTGGTCTACGGCAGTTTGAAAAGTACGCCAGCCGAGTTGGTGGGGCCATTAACCACCGCATGGGGCTAGACGACGCGGTGATGATTAAAGACAACCATATCGCTGCTGCTGGAGGCATTCGAGCGGCCGTGGCTCAGATTCGAACGGCAATTCCTTACCCCATGACGGTGGAGGTAGAAACGAGCAATCTGGATCAGGTTGATGAAGCGATCGCCTGTCCTGTAGACATCATCATGCTCGACAATATGTCTCCAGAGCTGATGAAGACGGCTGTTGAGCGCATTCGCCAGCAAAAGCCAACGGTCAAGATCGAGGCGTCTGGCAACGTGACGCTAGAGACGTTGGGGGCGATCGCGGCGACAGGGGTAGATTTTATTTCCAGCAGTGCCCCCGTTACTCGGGCTCCGTGGCTAGATATTAGTATGCAAGTGACGAGTTCTGAAGCGCTTTAA
- a CDS encoding iron uptake porin has translation MSKLFWPLLAVPAALGAAVAVSGSAIAAEAATPLVSDFDQDSIQLAQITSVSELTDVLPSDWAFQALQSLVENYGCIQGYPDRTFRGQRSLTRFEFAAGLNSCLDVIATLIAQSGIDPDDLATIRRLQEEFQAELATLRGRVDALEAETATLRAQQFSTTTKLRGQVDFHLVTPIDSITDEANTSVANRARLNFDSSFTGDDRLRIRLQAGEGNAIAPDVLGGLANARGNDYNVTIDDFYYRFPVGSRITLTASARGLQGDDWVTDTIVPFDGPSVAQYGEPAFYSSGGSSSNGAGAGISIALTDSIVLDAGYTAGGPGAFNPNVGIFAAADQSYIAQLSFLSDGFLDAGIAYLHNDQSTNFQGGLPGGTDTYAALLNLDFGGFFIAGHGAYQTFNGGNDFSWTAGLGINDFGVEGSQLGIYGGQLPQVADTTNNPLLIEGYYQVPFNEFLTITPAVIYGDTNLGSDTDETGFWGVLRATFEF, from the coding sequence ATGTCTAAGCTATTTTGGCCTTTGCTGGCTGTGCCCGCTGCCCTAGGTGCAGCTGTGGCCGTCTCTGGCTCCGCGATCGCAGCTGAAGCCGCTACCCCCCTGGTCAGCGACTTCGACCAAGACTCTATTCAACTGGCTCAAATCACCAGCGTCTCAGAGCTCACCGACGTGCTGCCCTCCGACTGGGCCTTCCAAGCGCTACAAAGTCTGGTTGAAAACTACGGTTGTATTCAGGGCTACCCCGACCGCACCTTCCGCGGTCAGCGCAGCCTGACTCGCTTTGAGTTCGCTGCTGGTCTCAACTCCTGCTTGGACGTGATCGCTACCCTGATCGCCCAGTCCGGCATCGACCCTGACGACCTCGCTACCATCCGTCGTCTGCAAGAAGAGTTCCAGGCTGAACTGGCTACCCTGCGTGGCCGCGTCGATGCCCTAGAAGCTGAAACCGCTACCCTGCGCGCTCAGCAGTTCTCTACCACCACCAAGCTGCGAGGGCAAGTTGACTTCCACCTGGTAACCCCGATTGACAGCATTACCGATGAAGCAAACACTAGCGTTGCCAATCGCGCTCGATTAAACTTCGACTCCAGCTTCACTGGTGACGATCGCTTGCGTATTCGCCTGCAGGCTGGTGAGGGTAACGCCATTGCCCCAGATGTGCTCGGTGGCTTGGCCAACGCTCGGGGCAACGACTACAACGTAACCATTGACGACTTCTACTATCGATTCCCCGTTGGTAGCCGCATCACTCTAACTGCCTCTGCTCGCGGCCTTCAGGGCGATGACTGGGTCACCGACACCATCGTTCCTTTTGATGGCCCCTCCGTCGCCCAATATGGAGAACCAGCTTTCTATAGCAGCGGCGGCAGTAGCTCTAACGGTGCCGGTGCTGGTATCAGCATCGCCCTGACTGACAGCATCGTGCTAGATGCAGGTTACACCGCTGGTGGTCCTGGTGCCTTCAATCCTAATGTTGGTATCTTTGCTGCTGCCGACCAGAGCTACATTGCTCAGCTGAGCTTTCTGAGCGATGGTTTCCTGGATGCTGGTATTGCCTACCTGCACAACGACCAATCCACCAACTTCCAAGGTGGTCTACCCGGCGGTACTGACACCTACGCTGCTCTGTTGAACCTTGACTTTGGTGGATTCTTTATCGCTGGCCATGGTGCATATCAAACCTTCAACGGCGGCAACGACTTCAGCTGGACCGCTGGTCTTGGCATCAACGACTTTGGGGTTGAAGGGTCTCAACTGGGCATTTACGGTGGTCAGCTACCTCAGGTAGCTGATACCACCAACAACCCTCTACTAATCGAAGGTTACTACCAGGTGCCCTTTAACGAGTTCCTAACCATTACTCCTGCAGTCATCTATGGGGACACCAATCTGGGTAGTGATACTGATGAAACTGGTTTCTGGGGTGTCCTGCGCGCCACCTTCGAGTTCTAG